The Elephas maximus indicus isolate mEleMax1 chromosome 17, mEleMax1 primary haplotype, whole genome shotgun sequence DNA segment CTTGGAACTTATGTGGTCACAGTGGTGGGGAACCTGGGAATGGTCATTTTAATTGCTATCAGTTCTCAACTTCACTCTCCAATGTATTATTTTCTCAGTCACTTGTCATTCATTGATCTCTGTTACTCCTCTGTCATTACCCCTAAGATGCTAGTGAACTTTGTGTCAGAAAAGAACATTGTCTCCTTTCTGGAGTGCATGGCTcaactttatttcttccttgcttttTTAATTGCAGAAGGCTACCTTCTGACAGCCATGGCATACGACCGCTATGTTGCTATCTGTAGCCCACTGCTTTACAATACCATCATGTCCCATAGGGTCTGTTCCATAATGatggttgtggtatattcactgggtttgtttggggCCACAGTCCATACCACCCACATGTCAGTGTTGTCCTTCTGTGAGTCTCATATTGTCAGTCATTATTTTTGTGATATTATCCCTCTGTTGACTCTTTCTTGTTCTAGTACCCACATTAATGAGATTCTGCTGTTTATTATCGGAGGTGTTAATACCTTAGCACCTACCCTGGCTGTTCTATCTCTTATGCTTTCATTCTTTCCAGTATCCTTCGTATTCGCTCCACTGAGGGCCGGTCCAAAGCCTTTGGCACTTGCAGCTCCCATCTTATGGCCATGGGGATCTTTTTTGGGTCTATAACATTCATGTATTTCAAGCCTCCTTCTAGCAATACTACGGAACAGGAGAAAGTGTCCTCAGTATTTTATACCACAATGATTCCCATTTTGAATCCCttgatctacagcctgaggaacaagaATGTGAAGAGCGCACTGAGGAAGGCGGTTGGGGGCAGGTAGTCATCCTCACAGTGGGGATTCTCATAGAGAGCAAGAGAAAATGAACCAGAAGAAAAGTTGTCCTGAGCtctgtgtaattttctttctcttccagggGAATTCATTTCTGGTTATGAAATACAAATTTTTACATGAGAATGATTGAGACATTTTTGGAGGTAATCGATTAGTAAGAACTTCTGAGAATGAATATAATCTTAAAAGTATTCTATGTACTAGAGAAACAGGATTTTACAGGAGAGGAAGgataaataaagaagaatatatttaatatactaaTTTTAAAAGCGCACTGAAAAATAGGATTGTGTTAAGGGTTGTGTTTGAGAAGGGATGATGTTAACTGGATCAAAATTCCTGCATGTCTTTCAACTTTTTGAGTGCAAGAACTGTTTTCAGCCCCAAAGCCTTCAGAATATTGAAGTGGAGCTGTGAGAGGTGTACTACTTACAGTGAAAACTAACTTGTAGGTGGAttatggtgtttgtgtgtgtttctgtagAGCTGGTGTTGATTTAGCAGTAAAAACGCAGAAGAGATCAGGGAAAGGAAATTGTTCCCAGTTGCAttctgagaatttttaaaaatcagagataAGGATCAAAAAGTACTGATCCACTTACAAAATCAAACAAGTAAACAAAGTTTCTAGCTGGAGATTCCTGTTCTAGTGCACAGAAAGAATTTAGGAAATAACTGAAAAGAAGGAAGGTTGTGGTGCGTCACAAGTCCTACTGAGCTGTATCAGTGAAGCAGGGATTGCAAACTG contains these protein-coding regions:
- the LOC126060668 gene encoding LOW QUALITY PROTEIN: olfactory receptor 8D2-like (The sequence of the model RefSeq protein was modified relative to this genomic sequence to represent the inferred CDS: inserted 1 base in 1 codon) — protein: MTTFNHSSVIEFILEGFTNLPQLQLPLFLLFLGTYVVTVVGNLGMVILIAISSQLHSPMYYFLSHLSFIDLCYSSVITPKMLVNFVSEKNIVSFLECMAQLYFFLAFLIAEGYLLTAMAYDRYVAICSPLLYNTIMSHRVCSIMMVVVYSLGLFGATVHTTHMSVLSFCESHIVSHYFCDIIPLLTLSCSSTHINEILLFIIGGVNTLAPTLAVXISYAFILSSILRIRSTEGRSKAFGTCSSHLMAMGIFFGSITFMYFKPPSSNTTEQEKVSSVFYTTMIPILNPLIYSLRNKNVKSALRKAVGGR